The Henckelia pumila isolate YLH828 chromosome 2, ASM3356847v2, whole genome shotgun sequence genome includes a window with the following:
- the LOC140881807 gene encoding protein NRT1/ PTR FAMILY 3.1-like → MGIMKQLCRSVKNKQGGIITMPFIFANEIGEKLAVVGFTTNMISYLTSQLHLPITKAANTVTNFGGTAAMTPLLGAFIADSFAGRFWTITFASIIYQIGMTLLTITTIVPNLRPPPCKNGESCKVADSGQLGILYISLLLTAIGSGGIRPCVISFGADQFDENDPNQKKLTWKFFNWYYFFMGTSILASNTVIVYVQDNVGWDWGLGIPSIAMAFSIITFVIGYPLYRNLNPAGSPFTRLVQVMVAAYRKRKLARVSDDSLLYVNEEIDAGISLGGRLVHTRSMKFLDKGSVVTQEDDPKAPNPWKLTTVHRVEELKTLIRMTPIWAAGILVITGAAQQNTFALQQAKSMNRHLTKNFQIPAASMSVFTQLSMLLTIVFYDRIFVPVARRFTGLDRGISYLTRMGIGFAASLLASFAAGFIEIRRKNAASANGLIDKPHDMIPISVFWLMPQYCLHGVAEAFSSIGHLEFFYDQAPESMRSTSMALFWLSISAGSYTSTLLVTLVHKYSAGENGSNWLPDDNLNRGKLEYFYWLVASLQFLNLIYYVFCTKIYTYKPIRARVVEDIRLKEDVIELTNYV, encoded by the exons ATGGGAATCATGAAGCAGCTATGCCGAAGCGTGAAGAACAAACAAGGTGGCATAATCACCATGCCATTCATCTTTG CAAATGAAATAGGCGAGAAATTGGCAGTGGTTGGCTTTACTACAAACATGATCAGCTACTTGACAAGCCAATTACATCTCCCGATCACAAAGGCTGCAAATACCGTCACTAACTTCGGCGGAACCGCCGCCATGACGCCGCTGCTCGGGGCGTTCATCGCCGACTCATTCGCCGGAAGGTTTTGGACCATCACATTTGCTTCAATTATATACCAAATA GGGATGACCCTTTTGACAATAACCACAATTGTACCGAATTTAAGGCCTCCACCGTGCAAAAACGGGGAATCTTGCAAGGTGGCCGATTCCGGCCAGCTTGGCATCCTATACATCTCGTTATTGCTAACCGCGATAGGCTCCGGCGGGATCCGACCGTGCGTGATCTCGTTCGGGGCAGACCAATTCGACGAGAACGACCCGAACCAAAAGAAGTTGACATGGAAGTTCTTCAATTGGTACTATTTTTTCATGGGGACATCAATCTTGGCGTCAAACACAGTGATAGTTTATGTTCAAGATAACGTCGGATGGGATTGGGGACTCGGAATTCCAAGCATCGCTATGGCGTTTTCGATCATAACGTTCGTGATCGGGTACCCTTTGTATCGGAACTTGAATCCGGCCGGCAGCCCGTTCACGAGGCTCGTGCAGGTGATGGTCGCCGCGTACCGGAAGAGGAAGCTGGCCAGGGTCTCCGATGATAGCTTGCTCTATGTAAATGAGGAGATTGATGCCGGGATTTCTCTTGGTGGGAGACTTGTTCATACTCGAAGCATGAA ATTCTTGGACAAGGGCAGCGTCGTAACACAAGAAGATGACCCCAAAGCCCCCAACCCCTGGAAACTCACCACAGTCCATCGAGTCGAAGAGCTCAAAACCCTCATCCGAATGACGCCCATTTGGGCCGCCGGAATCCTCGTCATCACCGGCGCCGCCCAGCAGAACACCTTCGCCCTCCAACAGGCCAAGTCCATGAACCGCCACCTCACCAAAAACTTCCAAATCCCCGCCGCCTCCATGTCCGTCTTCACTCAGCTATCCATGCTCCTAACCATAGTGTTCTACGACCGAATCTTCGTCCCCGTCGCCCGCCGCTTCACCGGCCTGGACCGCGGCATCTCTTACCTAACCCGCATGGGAATAGGCTTCGCCGCATCCCTGCTCGCCTCGTTCGCGGCCGGTTTCATCGAAATCCGCCGCAAAAACGCGGCCTCGGCCAACGGGTTGATCGACAAGCCGCACGACATGATCCCGATATCGGTTTTCTGGCTGATGCCGCAGTACTGCCTGCATGGAGTAGCGGAGGCTTTCAGTTCCATCGGGCACCTGGAGTTCTTCTACGACCAGGCGCCGGAGAGCATGCGGAGCACTTCCATGGCTCTGTTCTGGCTTTCGATATCGGCGGGGAGTTATACGAGCACCCTTTTGGTTACTCTTGTGCATAAGTACAGTGCGGGGGAGAATGGATCGAATTGGTTGCCGGATGACAATTTGAATCGAGGGAAACTGGAGTATTTCTACTGGTTGGTGGCGTCTCTGCAGTTCTTGAACTTGATTTATTACGTTTTTTGCACTAAAATTTATACATACAAGCCGATTCGGGCTCGTGTGGTAGAAGACATTAGGCTGAAAGAAGATGTGATAGAGCTAACAAACTATGTTTAA
- the LOC140882413 gene encoding pentatricopeptide repeat-containing protein At4g14850 gives MSQRNAFITAKTLGFLVESAVQTQSSLLGRAAHAKIVKALGLMLDAVLSNHLINMYSKLDRPNSARVLLFLTPVKLRSVVTWTALISGYVQNGHFVAALSQFSSMRREFIHPNDFTFPCLFKASSSLQVPTLGQQFHSLAVRLGFIKDVFVACSAFDMYSKTGFLSDAEILFDEIPEKNIATWNACISNSVLNGRPSEAIFKFVQLLRDGETPNAITFCAFLNACSDGVFLKLGQLLHGCLIKGGNATDVSVSNGLIDFYGKCHMINFSEKVFENMHVFNCVSWCSMVAAYEQNDLGEKACVMFLKARRAGVEPTDFMLSSVLSACAGLAALEAGRVVHCLTVKACIEGNIFVGSALVDMYGKCGSIEDCETAFYEMPRRNLICWNALIGGYAHQGHADMALELFMEMTNYSDMEKLVPNFVTFVSVLTACSRGGMVKVGMEIFDSMTVKYGIAPGAEHYACVVDMLGRAGQVERAYQIIRKMPVRPTVSVWGALLGACKLHGNQELGKIAADNVFELDPHDSGNHVIFSNMFAAAGQWDEANLVREEMKDVGIKKGAGCSWLSVKNTVHVFQAKDTSHIRNSEIQVMLAKLKKEMKAAGYIPAINLALYDVEDEEKESEVWYHSEKIALAFGLISLPTGVPIRINKNLRVCVDCHSAIKFISGIVRREIIVRDNNRFHRFKDNQCSCGDYW, from the coding sequence ATGTCACAAAGAAATGCATTCATCACTGCGAAAACTCTGGGATTTCTCGTGGAGTCCGCCGTTCAAACTCAGTCCTCCCTTCTCGGCCGGGCAGCTCATGCCAAGATTGTGAAAGCTCTGGGCCTAATGCTTGATGCCGTGCTTTCCAACCATCTCATCAACATGTATTCGAAGCTTGACCGACCCAATTCGGCCAGAGTACTCCTATTTCTTACCCCAGTGAAATTGCGTTCAGTTGTCACATGGACGGCCCTTATCTCGGGCTATGTGCAAAACGGTCACTTTGTTGCTGCCCTTTCTCAGTTCTCTTCCATGCGGCGCGAGTTTATCCATCCGAATGATTTCACTTTCCCTTGTTTATTCAAAGCCTCCAGCTCGCTCCAGGTGCCTACTCTGGGCCAACAATTTCACTCACTTGCGGTTAGACTCGGCTTCATTAAGGATGTTTTTGTTGCGTGTAGCGCGTTTGATATGTATTCCAAGACAGGTTTTTTGAGTGACGCGGAAATATTATTTGATGAAATTCCAGAAAAGAACATTGCTACATGGAATGCCTGCATTTCGAATTCGGTCCTTAATGGGAGACCTTCCGAGGCTATTTTCAAGTTTGTTCAGCTGTTACGAGATGGGGAAACTCCCAATGCTATTACATTTTGTGCATTCTTAAATGCGTGCTCTGATGGCGTGTTCCTAAAGTTAGGTCAGTTGTTGCATGGCTGCTTGATTAAAGGAGGGAATGCGACTGATGTTTCAGTTTCAAATggattgattgatttttatgGCAAGTGTCATATGATTAACTTTTCTGAGAAAGTTTTCGAGAACATGCATGTGTTTAATTGTGTTTCATGGTGTTCGATGGTGGCAGCTTATGAACAAAATGATCTGGGAGAGAAGGCATGTGTGATGTTTTTGAAAGCACGTAGAGCTGGGGTTGAGCCAACCGACTTTATGCTTTCGAGTGTGCTCAGTGCGTGTGCTGGTCTAGCTGCTCTTGAAGCTGGTAGAGTGGTTCATTGTTTGACGGTGAAGGCCTGTATAGAGGGAAATATTTTTGTTGGGAGTGCACTTGTTGACATGTATGGAAAGTGTGGGAGTATTGAGGATTGTGAGACAGCATTTTATGAAATGCCCAGGAGAAATTTGATTTGTTGGAATGCATTGATTGGTGGATATGCTCATCAAGGACATGCTGACATGGCACTTGAATTGTTCATGGAGATGACAAATTATAGCGATATGGAAAAGTTGGTTCCCAATTTCGTAACTTTTGTCAGCGTATTAACTGCCTGCAGTAGAGGTGGTATGGTAAAGGTGGGGATGGAGATATTTGACTCAATGACTGTGAAATATGGGATTGCTCCAGGGGCAGAGCACTATGCATGTGTCGTGGACATGCTAGGGAGAGCTGGGCAAGTGGAACGTGCTTATCAAATTATACGGAAAATGCCTGTTAGGCCTACTGTTTCAGTATGGGGGGCATTATTAGGAGCTTGTAAATTGCACGGGAATCAGGAACTAGGGAAGATTGCCGCTGACAATGTGTTTGAGCTCGATCCACATGATTCTGGGAATCATGTTATCTTTTCAAATATGTTTGCTGCTGCGGGACAGTGGGATGAGGCCAACCTTGTAAGAGAGGAGATGAAGGATGTGGGGATCAAGAAAGGGGCAGGATGCAGTTGGTTATCCGTCAAGAATACTGTCCATGTTTTTCAGGCAAAAGATACATCACATATCAGAAACTCTGAGATTCAAGTGATGCTAGCTAAATTAAAGAAGGAGATGAAGGCTGCTGGATATATTCCTGCCATCAATTTGGCTCTCTATGATGTAGAGGATGAGGAAAAAGAATCAGAAGTTTGGTATCATAGTGAGAAGATTGCCCTTGCATTTGGCCTTATCTCACTCCCTACAGGAGTCCCTATAAGGATCAATAAAAATCTTAGAGTTTGTGTGGACTGCCATAGTGCAATAAAGTTCATCTCCGGGATTGTTCGCCGAGAAATTATTGTGAGAGACAACAATAGATTTCATCGGTTCAAGGACAACCAATGCTCTTGTGGTGATTATTGGTGA